The Microbispora sp. ZYX-F-249 sequence CCCCTCCGCGCTTCCTTGGGCATCAGGGGAGTCGCCTGACGAGGCCACGTTCCACCGGCTCTGCCGCCGGCGAAAAGGGCAGACGGGACGTTCAGGCGACGGGGTCCGTACATCGATTTACGTACGGGCATGGCCATCCGCGGGCGGATGCCGCGGCAGCCTGTGCCTGCGAGGCTCCGGGGCATGCGCAGGCGAACAGCATGGGTGATCTTCATCGTCGCGGTCATCACGACTTCGGTGCTCGTCTATCCATACCTGGGCCTTGATGCCGACGACAGCCGCCTCGATGTGCGCGACGGACTGCACTACTACGTTCTGGTCGGTCATATCTGGACCGCCGGGGTCGCGCTCGTGCTCGGTCCCTTGCAGTTCATGCCCAAGATCCGGGCGCGCAGGCGGGTCCACCGGACACTCGGCCGGCTCTATCTCCTCCTCGGCGTTCTGCCGTCCGCGGTGGCCACGATCCCGGTCGCGCTGTGGTCGGGCCGCCTCATGACGCAGATCGGCCTCACGACCGCGGCCGTCCTGTGGCTGCTCACCGGTGGCCTCGCGTACCGGGCAGCCCGCCGACGCGACTTCACCGCCCACCGCGACTGGATGATGCGCA is a genomic window containing:
- a CDS encoding DUF2306 domain-containing protein, encoding MIFIVAVITTSVLVYPYLGLDADDSRLDVRDGLHYYVLVGHIWTAGVALVLGPLQFMPKIRARRRVHRTLGRLYLLLGVLPSAVATIPVALWSGRLMTQIGLTTAAVLWLLTGGLAYRAARRRDFTAHRDWMMRNYALTFLAVTARVLVPLLLLVQIPFRRAEAIGDLATSMIPIGQTLGWIVNLVLVETIIRRRLSEEARKMKLLNR